In the genome of Acidovorax sp. 69, the window TCCTGCCCACGCTGCGCGATGACGAGCCGGGCACCGGCCTGTCCAGCCTCGACTACGCACCGCTGGCCGAAACCATGGGCCGCCTGCCTTGGGCCGCCGAGGTGTTCAACTGCCACGCGCCCGACACCGGCAATATGGAGCTGTTGCACCGCTTTGCCACGCCCGCGCAGCGCGCAACCTGGCTGGTGCCGCTGCTTGACGGCCAGATGCGCTCGGCCTTTGCGATGAGCGAGCCCGACGTGGCTTCGTCCGACCCCACCAACCTGCAGACCACGGTGCGGCGCAAGGGTGAGGAGCTGGTGCTCAGTGGCCGCAAGTGGTTCATCACGGGCGCGGCCCATCCACATTGCCGGCTGCTCATCGTGTTGTGCCGCAATGCCGACGCTGACGTCGATGGGGTGGAGAGCTACCACCGCCACAGCATGGTGCTGGTGCCCGTGGACACACCGGGCGTGTCGATCGTGCGCAATATCAGCGTGCTGCACCACCACGCGCCCGAAGGGCACTGCGAAATTTTGCTGCAAGGCGTGCGTGTGCCTGCCGACCACCTGCTGGGGGATTGGGGCGCGGGTTTTGCCATGGCGCAGGCACGCCTGGGGCCGGGGCGCGTGCACCACTGCATGCGCACCATTGGCCAGTGCGAGCTGGCGCTCTCGCTGGCCACAGAGCGCGCGCTGGAGCGCACGGCCTTTGGCAAGCCGCTGGCAGAGCAAGCGAATGTGCAGGAGTGGATTGCCGAGTCGCGCATCGAGATCGACCAGGCGCGCCTTTTGGTGCTGCAGGCCGCGTGGCTGCTAGACCAGGGCAGCGCGGCCGATGCGCGGCACACCCGTGCCCAGGTCGCGGCCATCAAGGTGGTGGCAGCGCGCCTGCAGCAGCGTGTGGTGGACCGCGCCATGCAAATTTTTGGCGCCATGGGCCTGTCGCCGGACACGCCGCTGGCGGCCTTCTGGACCTGGGGCCGCGCGCTGCGCCTGATGGATGGGCCCGACGAGGTGCATCTGCGCACCGTGGCGCGGCACGAGCTGGCCCAGGCGCGGGGGCGGCTGGGAGCGTCTGCGGCATGGTTCACCACCCCAGAGCAGTTGCGTGCGCCGCCCCACCTGAGTGCCTGATTCCGTTTTCTCCACCCGGGTTGTTGTTGCTGTTGCTGGGCAGTGCTGCGCCGGAGCACGGGTGACGGGACACGGACTGCCGCCTGCAATGCCTGGATGGCATGCTTGGCAGTTGGGGGCGGGTTGGGGATACTGTCCACCTGTCCACCTGTCCACCTGTCCACCTGTCCACCTGTCCACCTGTCCACCTGTCCACC includes:
- a CDS encoding acyl-CoA dehydrogenase family protein; translated protein: MDFAPSPQALQLRERLQAFMDRYLLPYNAAWHAAVLAGDYPPPFLEDLKALARDEGLWNLFLPTLRDDEPGTGLSSLDYAPLAETMGRLPWAAEVFNCHAPDTGNMELLHRFATPAQRATWLVPLLDGQMRSAFAMSEPDVASSDPTNLQTTVRRKGEELVLSGRKWFITGAAHPHCRLLIVLCRNADADVDGVESYHRHSMVLVPVDTPGVSIVRNISVLHHHAPEGHCEILLQGVRVPADHLLGDWGAGFAMAQARLGPGRVHHCMRTIGQCELALSLATERALERTAFGKPLAEQANVQEWIAESRIEIDQARLLVLQAAWLLDQGSAADARHTRAQVAAIKVVAARLQQRVVDRAMQIFGAMGLSPDTPLAAFWTWGRALRLMDGPDEVHLRTVARHELAQARGRLGASAAWFTTPEQLRAPPHLSA